One genomic segment of Bacteroides caccae includes these proteins:
- a CDS encoding 3-methyl-2-oxobutanoate dehydrogenase subunit VorB, translating to MAEEVVLMKGNEAIAHAAIRCGADGYFGYPITPQSEVLETLAELKPWETTGMVVLQAESEVAAINMVYGGAGSGKMVLTSSSSPGVSLKQEGISYIAGAELPCLIVNVMRGGPGLGTIQPSQADYFQTVKGGGHGDYKLIALAPASVQEMADFVALGFELAFKYRNPAIILADGVIGQMMEKVVLPAQKPRRTEEEVIAQCPWAATGKAKGRKPNIITSLELKPEAMEINNLRFQAKYREIEKNEVRFEEINCEDAEYLIIAFGSMARIGQKAMELAREKGIKVGILRPITLWPFPTKAIAAYADKVKGMLVTELNAGQMIEDVRLAVNGKVKVEHFGRLGGIVPDPDEIVTALEEKIIK from the coding sequence ATGGCAGAAGAAGTTGTATTAATGAAAGGAAACGAAGCTATCGCCCATGCAGCTATCCGTTGCGGTGCGGACGGTTACTTCGGTTATCCTATTACTCCCCAATCGGAAGTGTTGGAAACGCTTGCCGAACTGAAACCGTGGGAAACAACCGGCATGGTAGTACTCCAGGCGGAAAGTGAAGTGGCAGCTATCAATATGGTATATGGAGGCGCAGGTAGCGGAAAAATGGTGCTGACGTCTTCTTCAAGTCCCGGTGTAAGTCTGAAACAGGAAGGAATCTCCTACATCGCAGGTGCCGAACTTCCTTGTCTGATTGTCAACGTAATGCGTGGCGGTCCCGGACTGGGTACTATCCAGCCGAGTCAGGCAGATTATTTCCAGACAGTAAAAGGCGGTGGCCACGGTGATTACAAATTGATTGCTCTTGCTCCGGCGTCCGTACAGGAAATGGCGGATTTCGTTGCGTTGGGATTCGAACTGGCATTCAAATACCGTAACCCGGCTATCATCCTCGCCGACGGTGTGATCGGGCAAATGATGGAAAAAGTGGTTCTTCCGGCGCAGAAACCACGCCGTACGGAAGAAGAAGTGATAGCACAATGCCCATGGGCTGCTACCGGAAAAGCTAAAGGCCGTAAGCCGAACATTATCACTTCTCTGGAACTGAAACCGGAGGCTATGGAAATAAACAATCTCCGTTTCCAGGCTAAATACCGTGAAATTGAAAAGAACGAAGTACGCTTCGAAGAAATAAACTGCGAAGATGCAGAATATCTGATTATTGCTTTCGGTTCAATGGCACGTATCGGTCAAAAAGCCATGGAGCTGGCACGCGAAAAAGGTATCAAAGTAGGTATCCTCCGTCCTATCACATTATGGCCGTTCCCGACAAAAGCAATTGCTGCTTACGCTGACAAAGTGAAGGGTATGCTTGTTACAGAACTGAATGCCGGACAAATGATTGAAGATGTCCGCCTGGCTGTGAACGGTAAAGTAAAGGTAGAACATTTCGGACGTCTCGGCGGTATTGTTCCCGACCCGGACGAGATTGTAACTGCTTTGGAAGAAAAAATAATCAAATAA
- a CDS encoding thiamine pyrophosphate-dependent enzyme: protein MTKEEIIKPENLVYKKPTLMNDNAMHYCPGCSHGVVHKLIAEVIEEMGMEDKTVGISPVGCAVFAYNYLDIDWQEAAHGRAPAVATAVKRLWPDRLVFTYQGDGDLACIGTAETIHALNRGENITIIFINNAIYGMTGGQMAPTTLVGMKSSTCPYGRDVELHGYPLKITEIAAQLEGTAYVTRQSVQSVPAIRKAKKAIRKAFENSMSGKGSNLVEIVSTCSSGWKMTPEKANKWMEEHMFPFYPLGDLKDKE from the coding sequence ATGACTAAAGAAGAAATAATCAAACCCGAGAATCTGGTTTACAAGAAACCGACTCTGATGAACGATAATGCCATGCACTACTGCCCGGGTTGCAGTCACGGCGTGGTACACAAGCTCATAGCCGAAGTGATAGAGGAAATGGGCATGGAAGATAAAACGGTGGGAATCTCTCCGGTAGGATGTGCAGTTTTCGCCTACAATTATCTGGACATTGACTGGCAGGAAGCAGCACACGGACGTGCGCCTGCTGTGGCAACTGCCGTGAAACGCCTATGGCCGGATCGTCTCGTTTTCACATACCAGGGTGACGGTGACTTGGCTTGTATCGGTACAGCCGAAACGATCCACGCATTGAACCGTGGCGAGAATATCACGATTATCTTTATCAACAATGCAATCTACGGTATGACCGGCGGACAAATGGCGCCGACTACACTGGTGGGAATGAAAAGTTCCACTTGTCCTTACGGACGTGACGTCGAGCTCCACGGTTATCCGCTGAAAATCACCGAAATCGCTGCCCAACTGGAAGGAACAGCTTACGTAACCCGCCAGTCCGTACAATCCGTACCGGCGATTCGCAAGGCGAAGAAAGCGATCCGTAAAGCATTCGAGAATTCAATGAGCGGTAAAGGTTCTAACTTAGTGGAAATCGTTTCTACTTGTAGCTCAGGCTGGAAGATGACTCCGGAGAAGGCTAACAAATGGATGGAAGAACATATGTTCCCATTCTATCCGCTAGGTGATTTAAAAGATAAAGAATAA